One genomic segment of Manis pentadactyla isolate mManPen7 chromosome 1, mManPen7.hap1, whole genome shotgun sequence includes these proteins:
- the C1H3orf62 gene encoding uncharacterized protein C3orf62 homolog isoform X2, with product MSEKLRRCRKELAAAIDRAWGGARGRRAARLLGGAPWSPASGSRWPAARRENERAAGPERRRWRAAAADGWRPDGLRKDTEKELKVDSNIPPSSFSQEVAEDLLGVIDHTSIRTIEELAGKLESENELQHVRGRCGDSPFREEAWALLGDESPLEALDADPGGLGRAFSDHSIVETVLDLEEDYSLMTSFKYLIESGQLAI from the exons ATGTCGGAGAAGCTGCGCAGGTGCCGGAAGGAGCTGGCCGCGGCCATCGACCGGGCCTGGGGCGGGGCGCGGGGCCGGCGGGCGGCCCGGCTCCTGGGGGGTGCGCCCTGGAGCCCGGCCTCGGGGTCCCGTTGGCCGGCGGCCCGCAGGGAGAACGAGCGCGCGGCGGGCCCGGAGAGGCGGCGCTGGAGAGCGGCGGCCGCGGACGGGTGGCGCCCCGACGGGCTCAG GAAAGACACGGAGAAAGAGTTGAAGGTTGACTCAAATATACCACCCAGCAGTTTCAGCCAAGAGGTCGCAGAGGATCTGCTTGGTGTGATCG ACCATACGAGCATCCGAACTATTGAAGAATTGGCTGGGAAACTAGAATCTGAAAATGAGTTGCAGCATGTGCGTGGTCGCTGCGGAGACTCGCCCTTCAGGGAGGAAgcctgggctctgctgggggACGAGAGCCCGCTGGAGGCCTTAGATGCTGACCCAGGTGGCCTCGGGCGGGCGTTCAGTGATCACAGTATCGTTGAGACTGTCCTGGACTTGGAAGAGGACTACAGTTTGATGACCTCTTTTAAATACCTGATTGAGTCAGGACAGCTGGCTATCTAG
- the C1H3orf62 gene encoding uncharacterized protein C3orf62 homolog isoform X1, protein MSEKLRRCRKELAAAIDRAWGGARGRRAARLLGGAPWSPASGSRWPAARRENERAAGPERRRWRAAAADGWRPDGLREEVEGGGGFLAAPWLVPTPSRRPSSPRKDTEKELKVDSNIPPSSFSQEVAEDLLGVIDHTSIRTIEELAGKLESENELQHVRGRCGDSPFREEAWALLGDESPLEALDADPGGLGRAFSDHSIVETVLDLEEDYSLMTSFKYLIESGQLAI, encoded by the exons ATGTCGGAGAAGCTGCGCAGGTGCCGGAAGGAGCTGGCCGCGGCCATCGACCGGGCCTGGGGCGGGGCGCGGGGCCGGCGGGCGGCCCGGCTCCTGGGGGGTGCGCCCTGGAGCCCGGCCTCGGGGTCCCGTTGGCCGGCGGCCCGCAGGGAGAACGAGCGCGCGGCGGGCCCGGAGAGGCGGCGCTGGAGAGCGGCGGCCGCGGACGGGTGGCGCCCCGACGGGCTCAG GGAAGAGGTGGAGGGCGGTGGCGGCTTCCTGGCTGCGCCCTGGCTTGTGCCCACCCCCAGCCGCAGACCCTCTTCTCCCAG GAAAGACACGGAGAAAGAGTTGAAGGTTGACTCAAATATACCACCCAGCAGTTTCAGCCAAGAGGTCGCAGAGGATCTGCTTGGTGTGATCG ACCATACGAGCATCCGAACTATTGAAGAATTGGCTGGGAAACTAGAATCTGAAAATGAGTTGCAGCATGTGCGTGGTCGCTGCGGAGACTCGCCCTTCAGGGAGGAAgcctgggctctgctgggggACGAGAGCCCGCTGGAGGCCTTAGATGCTGACCCAGGTGGCCTCGGGCGGGCGTTCAGTGATCACAGTATCGTTGAGACTGTCCTGGACTTGGAAGAGGACTACAGTTTGATGACCTCTTTTAAATACCTGATTGAGTCAGGACAGCTGGCTATCTAG